From a region of the Nocardioides ginsengisegetis genome:
- a CDS encoding ferredoxin--NADP reductase yields MDTESFELKVVDVVEETDDAQSITFEVPEDVAAHFAYKPGQFLTVAVPSDLTGVAARCYSLSSSPRADGPEATLTITVKRTRDGYASNWICDNVRAGSTLRVLAPSGIFTPASLDDDLLLFAGGSGITPVISITRTALARGTGRIVLFYANRDERSVIFSEDLQQLSADHPDRLVVVHWLESVQGLPSQEQLRAFIAPYTSWNAFVCGPAPFMKLTVAALRELEFPRERRHQEKFVSLGGNPFGDLHELDDVEVYDDDEPEVAGPQGPVKLEVELDGEEHVFDDWQPGTKLLEHLEAKGVKAPYSCREGECSACAVRLLEGEVRMLHNDVLDEEDLAEGIRLGCQSVPVTDTVKVTYH; encoded by the coding sequence ATGGACACCGAGTCGTTCGAGCTGAAGGTCGTCGACGTCGTCGAGGAGACCGACGACGCCCAGTCGATCACCTTCGAGGTGCCCGAGGACGTCGCCGCGCACTTCGCCTACAAGCCGGGGCAGTTCCTCACCGTCGCCGTGCCCAGCGACCTGACCGGCGTCGCCGCGCGCTGCTACTCGCTGTCCAGCAGCCCCCGCGCCGACGGGCCCGAGGCGACGCTGACCATCACCGTGAAGCGCACCCGCGACGGCTATGCGTCCAACTGGATCTGCGACAACGTCCGCGCGGGCAGCACGCTGCGGGTGCTGGCGCCGAGCGGGATCTTCACCCCGGCCTCGCTGGACGACGACCTGCTGCTCTTCGCCGGCGGCTCGGGCATCACCCCGGTCATCTCCATCACGCGTACGGCGCTCGCGCGCGGGACGGGCCGGATCGTGCTGTTCTACGCCAACCGCGACGAGCGGTCGGTCATCTTCTCCGAGGACCTCCAGCAGCTCTCCGCCGATCACCCGGACCGGCTCGTGGTCGTGCACTGGCTGGAGTCGGTGCAGGGGCTGCCGAGCCAGGAGCAGCTGCGGGCGTTCATCGCGCCGTACACCTCGTGGAACGCCTTCGTCTGCGGGCCGGCGCCGTTCATGAAGCTGACCGTCGCGGCCCTGCGCGAGCTGGAGTTCCCGCGCGAGCGGCGGCACCAGGAGAAGTTCGTCTCTCTGGGAGGCAACCCGTTCGGCGACCTGCACGAGCTCGACGACGTCGAGGTCTACGACGACGACGAGCCCGAGGTGGCCGGACCCCAGGGGCCGGTGAAGCTCGAGGTGGAGCTCGACGGCGAGGAGCACGTCTTCGACGACTGGCAGCCCGGCACCAAGCTGCTCGAGCACCTCGAGGCCAAGGGCGTGAAGGCGCCCTACTCGTGCCGCGAGGGGGAGTGCAGCGCCTGTGCCGTCCGACTGCTCGAGGGCGAGGTGCGGATGCTGCACAACGACGTCCTCGACGAGGAGGACCTGGCCGAGGGGATCCGGCTCGGGTGCCAGTCGGTGCCTGTCACCGACACCGTGAAGGTCACCTATCACTAG
- a CDS encoding Rieske 2Fe-2S domain-containing protein: MSETRQLDHGTPPERFARGWHCLGLAETFRDGKPHGIDAFGGKVVVWQDSAGEINVLDGYCRHMGGDLTQGSVKGDEVACPFHDWRWGGDGRCKKIPYAKRVPLRARTQKYPVAIRNGQVLIWHDAEGSEPDLDILPPELPGVGTSTYTDWTWEVVPITDSHCRELIDNVVDMAHFYYVHFSFPTSFRNVFEGTQATQYMESKGRPDVSGGYGDADLFLKSEATYYGPAYMVNWLDVDYKGFQTEVILINCHIPTGPDSFTLQYGITVKKPEGIDDDTAQYISRKYAEMFGGGFLQDVAIWKNKVPVQNPLLCEEDGPVYQLRRWYEQFYVDRADVVPEMTERFEFEVDTTRANEYWQAEVAENLAQRAAETPA, encoded by the coding sequence ATGAGCGAAACCCGACAGCTCGACCACGGCACGCCCCCTGAGCGCTTCGCCCGGGGCTGGCACTGCCTGGGGCTTGCCGAGACCTTCCGCGACGGCAAGCCGCACGGCATCGACGCCTTCGGCGGCAAGGTCGTCGTCTGGCAGGACAGCGCGGGCGAGATCAACGTGCTCGACGGCTACTGCCGGCACATGGGTGGCGACCTCACCCAGGGCTCGGTGAAGGGCGACGAGGTCGCGTGCCCCTTCCACGACTGGCGCTGGGGCGGCGACGGCCGCTGCAAGAAGATCCCCTACGCCAAGCGCGTCCCGCTGCGGGCCCGCACCCAGAAGTACCCCGTCGCGATCCGCAACGGCCAGGTGCTGATCTGGCACGACGCCGAGGGCTCCGAGCCGGACCTCGACATCCTGCCGCCGGAGCTGCCCGGCGTCGGCACGTCGACCTACACCGACTGGACCTGGGAGGTCGTCCCGATCACCGACTCCCACTGCCGCGAGCTCATCGACAACGTCGTCGACATGGCGCACTTCTACTACGTGCACTTCTCGTTCCCGACGAGCTTCCGCAACGTCTTCGAGGGCACGCAGGCGACGCAGTACATGGAGTCCAAGGGGCGCCCCGACGTCAGCGGCGGGTACGGCGACGCCGACCTCTTCCTCAAGTCGGAGGCGACCTACTACGGCCCGGCGTACATGGTCAACTGGCTCGATGTCGACTACAAGGGATTCCAGACCGAGGTCATCCTCATCAACTGCCACATCCCGACCGGGCCCGACTCCTTCACCCTGCAGTACGGCATCACCGTCAAGAAGCCCGAGGGGATCGACGACGACACGGCGCAGTACATCTCGAGGAAGTACGCCGAGATGTTCGGCGGCGGCTTCCTCCAGGACGTGGCGATCTGGAAGAACAAGGTCCCGGTCCAGAACCCGCTCCTCTGCGAGGAGGACGGCCCCGTCTACCAGCTGCGCCGCTGGTACGAACAGTTCTACGTCGACCGCGCCGACGTCGTGCCGGAGATGACCGAGCGCTTCGAGTTCGAGGTCGACACGACCCGCGCCAACGAGTACTGGCAGGCCGAGGTCGCCGAGAACCTCGCCCAGCGGGCCGCCGAGACCCCGGCCTGA